Genomic segment of Streptomyces alboniger:
GACAGCGCGTCGCTCATACGGTCACGTCCAGCCCGAGCACGCCGGCAAAGCGCTGTGGCGCGAGGACCGCGTTCCGGCCGACCCCGGCTCCCGCCCGCTGCACGGCGGACAACCGGGGACTGCGCTGAGAGGTGGCCAGCAGCCGGTCGAACATGTGCCAGCCGGCGAAAGCCGTGGCACGCGACTCCAGCTGCGGATCGCGGACCGGACGCGCTTGCCGGTATCCGGCCCAGAAGGACCGCAGCAGGGGGCGTACCCGGGTCAGTTCCGCGGTGCCGCGGGCGATGATGTCGTGGTCCGAGAGGGCGGTGGTGTCCGCATCGTCGACGGCGGTGATGCCCCGCACCGCGTAGGACAGCCAGTCACCGACGAAGCCGCCCACGTCGCGAGCCGGGTCTCCGAGGCGGAACTCCTCCCAGTCGGTGACGAACACCGCGTCCCCGTCGACGAGGAGCTGATCCAGCCTGAGGTCCCCGTGCACCGGCCGGGGCTCCGCCGCCGCTTCGGCCTCGCGCAGCGCGGCCAGCGCGTCCACGAGCTGCCGGTCGGGCTGGAGCAGCTGCCAGAACGCCAGCTCGGCCGCCGTCGCTTCGAGGAAGTGCCGCAGCGGCAGGGCCCTCAGCAGCTCGACCGACGGCAAGGGCGGTGGCGTTCGGTCGATACCGTCCCGCTCGTCGAACCCCGCGCCGTGCAGGGCGCCGATCGCGCGGCCGACCTGATGCGCGTGGACTTCTGCGAAGGCGCGGTCGGCGATCAGTTCGGCCCCCGACCGCGTGCCCCTCAGCCATGCGAAGACCTGCAGGCCGGATGGCTCGTCCCAGCCGACGCAGCGAGGGGCGAGCAGACCGGGTACCGGCGTACGCGCGATGAATCTCTCGAAGCTCACCGCGCGGTGGAATCCCGGACGCGCCGGATCGCGATCGGCCACCTGCTTCACAAAGACCGCCGCACCGGTCGACGTGGTGCCCGCCCAGTTGTCGTTGCGGCCGGCAAAGGACTCCACCGCCCCGGCCGGCAAGCACCCCAGGCCTAGTCGCCGCAGGACCCTGGCCACCTCGGGAACAGCGGACAGGTGTGGGGAGACCACTTGTTGCCGAGGTATCGAATGGATGTCGACGGTGTCGTGTGACAGCACTGCATCCCCCGTATGCGCTTGCGCGACCAATGGTTGTTGCACCGCACCCCGAAAGTGTTCAGAGGCACGGATCGCGCTCTCTGGGTCGCGTCTTACGCTTGTTGAGTTCCCTGCGGCGGGCAAGCCTTTCGATGGTGCTCGAAAGGCGGTTTGACACACGACGAACAGAATCGGCCAGCGTGGTCGCCGACGTCTCGCTCAACGTCCCTGCCGGCCGCAGACCAACTGGTCACCGATCGAGGTGATCTCGTGGCGGACGCTGCTTCCCGTACGGCTGGTGGTGATGAGTCCGGCTTCGCGCAGCACCGCGGTGTGGTGGGAGACGGTGGCGAGGGAGAGACCGGTGCGGCCGGAGACGGCGGTGGTGGTGGCGTGCCCGGCACGGATCGCTTCGAGCACTTCGGCGCGGCCCTGTCCGAGGAGCGCCGCGAGGCCGCGCCGACCCGCTGTCCGGCCGGAGGCGGGCCAGGTTCGGTTCTGCTGGACCGGGTAGACCAGGACGTGGGGACCGTCGGGATTCCGCAGCGTCGTCGGGGCGCGTCGGCAGAAGAAGGACGGCAGCAGGATCAGGCCCCGCCCGTCGAGGTGGATGTCACGGTCGGCGGGATGAGTGGGCAGGGTCAGTACCGGCGGCTCCCATTGCGCCACGGGCGCCAGCGCGGCCAGCACCCGCTCGATTCCGCCGGCGAGGAACTCCCCGGCGAGCCGGGCGTGTTCGGCTCTCAGGCTGTCCTCGATCCGGTTCGAGTACGGTGCGACGGCGGAGCGGTGGTAGGTCCGCAGTGCGGTACCGAGCCGCCGCAACGCCGCCGGATCGCCGTCGCGTACCGCGCCGGCCCAGGCCGCCGGGGCCCGGCCGACGGCCAGTTGGTCGATGTCTTCGCGCAACCGCCGGCGCGGAGTGCTGAGCACTGTCTCGATCGCGGCGTCGATGTCCCCGGGGATGCCCGTCGGGGTGAGAAAGTCCGGCGAGTACCCCCGGGGTGGTGTGAGCGCCAGAAGCGGCCGTACCTCAGGAACGAGTTTTGCCCGGGTGCTCTCCCGCCAGCCGTCGAAGTC
This window contains:
- the lxmK gene encoding class V lanthionine synthetase subunit LxmK, with amino-acid sequence MCQTAFRAPSKGLPAAGNSTSVRRDPESAIRASEHFRGAVQQPLVAQAHTGDAVLSHDTVDIHSIPRQQVVSPHLSAVPEVARVLRRLGLGCLPAGAVESFAGRNDNWAGTTSTGAAVFVKQVADRDPARPGFHRAVSFERFIARTPVPGLLAPRCVGWDEPSGLQVFAWLRGTRSGAELIADRAFAEVHAHQVGRAIGALHGAGFDERDGIDRTPPPLPSVELLRALPLRHFLEATAAELAFWQLLQPDRQLVDALAALREAEAAAEPRPVHGDLRLDQLLVDGDAVFVTDWEEFRLGDPARDVGGFVGDWLSYAVRGITAVDDADTTALSDHDIIARGTAELTRVRPLLRSFWAGYRQARPVRDPQLESRATAFAGWHMFDRLLATSQRSPRLSAVQRAGAGVGRNAVLAPQRFAGVLGLDVTV
- a CDS encoding ArsR/SmtB family transcription factor, with protein sequence MTLRFHLTGEDLTRLRVAPEHHPLWEVLLSAHLLGRTEGSPDFDGWRESTRAKLVPEVRPLLALTPPRGYSPDFLTPTGIPGDIDAAIETVLSTPRRRLREDIDQLAVGRAPAAWAGAVRDGDPAALRRLGTALRTYHRSAVAPYSNRIEDSLRAEHARLAGEFLAGGIERVLAALAPVAQWEPPVLTLPTHPADRDIHLDGRGLILLPSFFCRRAPTTLRNPDGPHVLVYPVQQNRTWPASGRTAGRRGLAALLGQGRAEVLEAIRAGHATTTAVSGRTGLSLATVSHHTAVLREAGLITTSRTGSSVRHEITSIGDQLVCGRQGR